A genome region from Dreissena polymorpha isolate Duluth1 chromosome 16, UMN_Dpol_1.0, whole genome shotgun sequence includes the following:
- the LOC127861764 gene encoding uncharacterized protein LOC127861764 has product MARWICGIKPDDGVHTDMLYGKLGIPEVTASLRARRLRWYGHVERATSCINSISKMAIPGARGRGRPRKSWSDCIKDDLHTCGMGDTDPQNRGAWKSGVRRSSV; this is encoded by the coding sequence ATGGCCCGCTGGATCTGCGGCATCAAACCTGACGACGGAGTCCACACTGACATGCTGTATGGCAAACTAGGGATACCAGAAGTCACTGCATCACTGAGAGCCAGACGCCTGAGGTGGTATGGGCATGTCGAGCGTGCCACCTCTTGCATCAATTCAATCTCGAAGATGGCCATTCCTGGTGCTAGAGGTAGAGGGAGACCAAGAAAATCGTGGTCTGACTGTATTAAGGATGACTTGCACACCTGTGGCATGGGAGACACTGACCCACAGAACAGAGGAGCATGGAAATCAGGGGTTAGACGCTCTagcgtatga